One window from the genome of Leuconostoc suionicum encodes:
- a CDS encoding MFS transporter, producing the protein MTKTVKIVLTIVGTLVLIGITMVGSLIAIKDVSGSEFNTPTLPVMIGIVVGATASVIFSALFSKLFIFLSQLGQEAKQSVSFMNSWYATVVSMLPVGIINLFLITVLNLYKNDNKAASIIGDLVAAFLYTLILRQDGTITKRTQIIFIVISVVLGAGMAFAF; encoded by the coding sequence ATGACAAAAACAGTTAAGATTGTGTTAACAATCGTTGGTACTTTGGTTCTAATCGGAATAACGATGGTTGGTAGTTTGATCGCTATAAAAGACGTAAGTGGATCTGAGTTTAATACGCCAACTTTGCCTGTAATGATTGGGATAGTTGTTGGAGCAACAGCATCCGTTATATTTAGTGCGTTATTTAGCAAATTATTTATTTTTCTTTCGCAACTTGGACAAGAGGCAAAGCAATCCGTATCATTCATGAATTCTTGGTATGCCACAGTAGTAAGCATGCTACCTGTTGGAATCATTAATCTGTTTCTAATAACAGTTTTGAATCTATACAAGAATGATAATAAAGCAGCAAGCATTATTGGTGATCTTGTTGCGGCATTCTTATATACATTAATTTTGCGTCAGGATGGTACGATTACAAAACGTACACAGATTATTTTTATTGTGATTTCAGTAGTTTTGGGAGCTGGGATGGCCTTTGCGTTTTAA
- a CDS encoding helix-turn-helix transcriptional regulator, whose translation MYETNKIIKKIRNDNKLTQTEFAAFLSVSHQTVSSWERARTRPTLVMLKKISQSFNIPLSKLLPVDKVPKKSKRDLDKEKLAHAFLCLLSRSDMRNVTMQDIILESGLNPHYVSSLFSTPLDILTFIAIKIEQEISIALKHTTATDPFIILADVILPVLYQHCHVLKILYSKNYANGEWMHFLEQKYIKWVTPFFNNYCIENAPVSRLFAIELSVKMTLSIISTWLTQPIPESPETFRVHFLQLTKMSITDIAAL comes from the coding sequence ATGTATGAAACTAATAAAATAATTAAAAAGATTAGAAACGATAACAAACTCACGCAAACAGAGTTTGCTGCTTTTTTGTCTGTATCTCACCAAACTGTTTCAAGTTGGGAACGTGCGAGAACCCGCCCCACACTTGTTATGTTGAAAAAAATTTCACAATCATTTAATATACCACTTTCAAAATTATTACCCGTCGATAAGGTCCCAAAGAAAAGTAAACGAGATCTGGATAAAGAAAAGTTGGCACATGCATTCTTGTGCTTATTATCTCGCTCTGATATGCGAAATGTTACTATGCAAGATATTATTCTTGAATCCGGTCTGAACCCACACTATGTCTCATCGCTTTTTTCAACACCTTTGGATATATTAACTTTTATTGCGATAAAAATTGAACAAGAAATATCAATTGCGCTGAAACACACAACAGCAACTGACCCTTTTATCATACTCGCTGACGTTATATTGCCTGTGTTATACCAGCATTGTCATGTTTTAAAAATACTCTATTCGAAAAATTATGCAAATGGCGAATGGATGCATTTTTTAGAGCAGAAATACATTAAATGGGTGACTCCATTTTTTAATAATTATTGTATTGAAAACGCCCCAGTTAGTCGATTATTTGCTATTGAACTCAGCGTAAAAATGACACTCTCAATTATTTCCACTTGGTTAACTCAACCTATCCCCGAATCACCAGAAACTTTTAGAGTTCATTTCTTACAATTAACCAAGATGTCTATCACTGACATAGCTGCCTTATAA
- a CDS encoding 2-keto-4-pentenoate hydratase: protein MTTSTTHNVQELTTKLFQAFDTNTPLDRDEYVGVVDNFEDAYKVQDAVLTQKNAPVAGYKVSLTSQETQDLFNSDSPLYGAQLANRFVQSGFNLDLTAYNEPLVEVELMFTAKKDLTPSMSEVELLQNTTVAPTLELPDARFKNWFPKLDKYLVLCDAAVGGAVVYGNQRDGADLDLATLARVSAVLSHNDREVASGVGSEVLGNPVTSLKWLVEKLFSQGKDFPAGTHASTGTFLLPLSLTAGTWKAQFTEGFGSVSVHVK, encoded by the coding sequence ATGACAACATCAACAACACACAACGTACAAGAATTAACTACTAAACTCTTCCAAGCATTTGATACCAACACGCCACTTGACCGAGACGAATATGTCGGCGTTGTTGATAATTTCGAAGATGCCTATAAAGTCCAAGATGCCGTTCTTACTCAAAAGAATGCACCAGTTGCTGGTTACAAGGTTTCCCTAACGTCGCAGGAGACACAAGATTTATTTAACTCTGATTCACCGCTATATGGTGCCCAATTAGCTAATCGATTTGTCCAATCTGGTTTCAATCTAGATTTAACAGCATACAATGAACCGCTAGTTGAGGTAGAATTAATGTTTACTGCAAAAAAGGACCTAACACCATCAATGAGTGAAGTAGAACTACTTCAAAATACAACTGTTGCACCAACTTTAGAATTACCAGATGCACGTTTCAAAAATTGGTTCCCAAAGCTCGACAAGTATCTTGTTTTGTGCGATGCGGCCGTAGGTGGTGCCGTAGTTTATGGTAATCAACGTGATGGCGCTGACTTAGATTTAGCTACTTTGGCTCGTGTTTCGGCTGTTCTGTCGCACAATGATCGAGAAGTTGCCAGTGGTGTTGGCAGTGAAGTTCTTGGCAACCCAGTTACATCACTAAAATGGCTTGTTGAAAAACTATTTTCACAAGGTAAAGATTTCCCAGCAGGAACACATGCCTCGACAGGGACATTTCTACTCCCCTTATCACTCACAGCTGGAACTTGGAAAGCGCAATTCACTGAAGGCTTTGGTTCTGTTTCGGTTCATGTGAAATAA
- a CDS encoding YeiH family protein, translating to MKIKKNMISGIIITLILSAVAKVLATWLPFLGAEAIAMLLGILLGNTVLNQPSFAPGMKWAEKFPIEIGIALMGLTVTLRTIENLGINGLAFILIQMALTILVVLWMGGRVFKVSDKSSMLMGAGNAVCGSSAIASVAPAIGATDDQRRTSVATVSLTGVVLLLILPILGPYVLGQHNLLLGALVGGVVQSVGQVVGTAALINPTVVTYATLFKMLRVILLTVVVLVFAKMAQRKDDSAININSKGVKIPWFIMGFVILLLVNSFISLPNLITNGAKQISGFFGVVNLAGIGLNLKLDTIRKSGGKFLSYGLVTGAVQVILAIILIKILF from the coding sequence ATGAAGATTAAAAAGAATATGATATCTGGTATTATCATAACTTTGATATTGTCTGCAGTTGCTAAAGTATTGGCTACGTGGTTACCGTTTTTAGGTGCAGAAGCAATCGCAATGTTACTAGGTATTCTATTAGGTAATACTGTTTTGAATCAGCCATCTTTTGCACCGGGGATGAAATGGGCAGAAAAATTTCCTATCGAAATTGGTATTGCATTGATGGGGCTTACTGTTACACTTCGGACCATTGAAAATCTTGGCATTAATGGCTTGGCTTTCATTTTGATACAGATGGCATTAACTATTTTGGTTGTTCTTTGGATGGGTGGTCGTGTCTTTAAGGTTTCTGACAAATCCTCCATGTTAATGGGTGCAGGTAATGCTGTTTGTGGATCAAGTGCTATTGCGTCAGTAGCACCAGCGATAGGAGCCACTGATGATCAACGACGAACAAGTGTTGCGACTGTTAGTTTGACCGGTGTCGTATTATTGCTGATTTTGCCGATTCTTGGGCCATATGTGTTGGGACAACATAACTTACTACTGGGGGCATTAGTTGGTGGTGTGGTTCAGTCAGTTGGGCAAGTCGTTGGAACAGCAGCATTGATTAATCCTACTGTTGTCACGTATGCGACTCTGTTTAAAATGTTACGTGTCATTCTGTTGACGGTTGTTGTGTTAGTTTTTGCTAAAATGGCACAAAGAAAAGACGATTCAGCAATAAATATTAATAGTAAAGGGGTCAAAATTCCTTGGTTTATTATGGGATTCGTAATTTTACTATTAGTTAATAGCTTTATTTCTTTACCCAACTTAATAACAAATGGAGCCAAACAGATTTCTGGTTTTTTCGGTGTCGTGAACTTAGCGGGGATTGGACTGAATCTTAAGCTGGACACAATCAGAAAGTCTGGGGGGAAGTTTCTTAGCTATGGCCTTGTAACCGGTGCGGTACAGGTTATACTCGCTATTATTTTGATAAAAATTCTATTTTAA
- a CDS encoding IS30 family transposase encodes MSSSLSAHERSVIETMIKLNHSTREIARFLKRSPATITYELNRIKPYNAQQAHHLAQCNRHKHGRHPTLTPEISAFLNHHIGILKWSPETAAHVLGIAFKTIYNWIHHGLLKIKLSDLPDKGIRRKRQSDGRRRVFAHGRSIEKRPKAVQLRQEFGHFEVDTMQSGKTRGDVLVTITERLSRQHIMRHVSGRNSQAVTPAIIRFFKGIKNAKSITVDHGREFAKYDEIEEQLGIPMYFAHPYSPEERGSNEVLNRYVRRFIPKERKIETISQKELDQINHWINARPMKTLNWQSPRKVFQKHAVFG; translated from the coding sequence ATGTCTTCTAGTTTATCAGCTCACGAACGTTCTGTCATTGAAACAATGATCAAACTTAATCATTCAACTCGAGAAATAGCCCGTTTCTTAAAGCGTTCTCCTGCAACTATTACCTACGAGTTAAATCGAATTAAACCATACAATGCACAACAGGCTCATCATTTAGCCCAGTGTAATCGGCACAAACACGGTCGCCATCCGACCCTAACACCTGAAATATCAGCTTTTTTGAACCATCACATTGGTATCTTGAAGTGGTCACCAGAAACGGCTGCTCATGTATTGGGTATTGCTTTCAAGACCATCTACAACTGGATTCATCATGGTTTGCTTAAAATTAAGTTATCAGATTTACCTGATAAAGGTATTCGACGTAAACGTCAATCTGACGGCCGTAGACGTGTTTTTGCTCATGGCCGTTCAATTGAAAAACGACCAAAAGCTGTCCAATTAAGACAAGAATTTGGTCATTTTGAAGTTGATACGATGCAATCTGGTAAAACACGTGGCGATGTTTTAGTGACCATCACAGAACGATTGAGTCGACAACATATCATGAGACATGTCAGTGGGCGCAATAGTCAGGCAGTGACACCAGCTATTATTAGGTTTTTCAAGGGTATAAAAAATGCTAAATCAATTACAGTTGATCACGGTCGAGAGTTTGCAAAATATGATGAAATAGAAGAACAGCTAGGCATACCGATGTATTTTGCACACCCATATTCACCAGAAGAACGTGGTAGTAATGAAGTGCTAAATCGATATGTCCGTCGTTTTATCCCAAAAGAACGCAAAATTGAAACCATCAGTCAGAAAGAATTAGATCAAATTAATCATTGGATTAATGCCAGGCCAATGAAAACGCTCAACTGGCAATCACCACGAAAAGTCTTTCAGAAACATGCGG